The nucleotide window GAAGTGGAAGAATACTGTTAAGTTACGAAGAAATTTTTTAAAACTTTGTCCTGATGGTGGAGATGAAATTGAAGATTTAGTATATAAAGATTATAGAGATAATTTTTTACCTAATGCAGCTGACCCTAGAGAATGTACAGCAGAATATTTAAACAAACAATTGGAGAACAAAGAAGAATTTTCTTATTTAGAAAATAAATTTTCTTTAAGTTATAGAGTTAATCCAAATATGCCAGCACCATGTATTACTTTATTTAAGCATCCATATACAGCTATTTCAAAACCAAATTATATTTGTACAGGAGAATTTTATACTTCTTTAGAATGGAAATTAAATGCTAAATTAATACGAATTTCTTATAAAGATTATACATATCTACCAAATTATGAGAAATATGAAATCTATATACCTGATGGCGAAGGTGGATATACAAATTATTATAAAAAAGTTCCTTTTTCAAAAACTTGCTGGATGGATTAGATGTTAGAAACTTTATTTATTGAAGAATGTAAAAATATAAATGTTCGAACTCCTGTAGTAAGTATGATTATAAAAGAAGAAAGTTCAAAAAATCCGTATTCAGTGAATGTAAATAAAAATGGAAAAAGTTTAATTTCATTTTCTCCAAAAACAAAAAATGAAGCTAAAAAAATCGCTCAAAATTACATAAATGCTGGATTTAGTGTAGATGTTGGATATATGCAACTTAATAGTGATAATTTTAAGCTGCTAAATATAACTTTAGATGATGCTTTAGACCCTTGCAAAAATTTATATTTTGCTTCAACCGTATTCTATAATTTTTACAAAGATACTAATAAAAAAGATAGCTACATCGATAGAGTTAAAAAAAGTCTTAGTGCATATAATACAGGTTCTTATGAATTAGGTTTTACAAATGGATATGTAGCCAAATATGATAAATATTTAGAAGAAAAATATAAACCTATGTTAATAAAAAATATTTAGGAGTAAATATGGAAAAAAATAAGGAATTAGAAAGATGAAATTATTTATAGCAGAAAAACCTGAACTTGCAAAAGCAATAACAACAGGATTAAATGGAACAGTTCAAAGAGAAGATGGTTATTTTAAAGTTGGTGATAATCTAGTTACTTGGGCTTATGGACATATTTTAGGTCTTGCAATGCCTGAAGATTATGATGAAAAATTCAGAAGTTGGAATTTAAATGATTTACCACTACAAATAGATACAAATAACTTCAAATATTTACCTCTTGATAATTCAAAAAAACAATTAAAGTTAATTGTTGATTTGATAAATAGTAAAGATATAAAAACTATTGTAAATGCTGGGGATAATGATGAAGAAGGTCAAATACTTGTAGATGAAATATTAGCCTATGCAGATAATAAAAAACCTGTTGAAAGAGTTTTAATCTCTGATTTAACAGAAAAAGGTGTAAAAAAAGCTCTTCAAGATATAAAATCAAATGATGATTTTAAAGGATTATCTGATAGTGGATTTTCTCGTTCTCAAGCTGATTGGCTAGTAGGAATAAATTTTACTAGAGCTTACTCAAAATTGGCTCAACTTCAAGGTTATCAAGGTGTTTTAAGTGTTGGAAGAGTTCAAACTCCTATTTTAGGCTTAATTGTTGCAAGAGATAAAGAACATGAAAGTCATCAAAGTAGCTTTTATTATTCTATTAAAGGGACTTTTAATACTAATAATATACTTTTTAATGCAAATTTAAAACTAGATGAAAAAATTACAACTGAAGATGAAGCAAATAAAATTTTAAATGATTGTAAAGGGAGTTTAGGAACTGTTTTAAAAGCTATAAATGAGCCAAAGAGAACAAATCCTCCATTACCATACAATTTACTTGATTTACAAGCAGAATGCTCTAAAAAGTTTAGCTATAAACCTGATAAAACTTTAGAAATAACACAAAGTTTAAGAGAGAAGCATAAACTTATTACTTATAACCGTTCTGATTGTAGTTATCTTCCTGAAAATTTATTTGAAGAAGCTCCAGCAACTTTAGAAAGTATAAAAGCAAATTTATTAGATTTCAAAGATTTTATAGATCATGCAGATAGTTCTATAAAATCTCTTGCATGGAATACGGCAAATACAACAGCTCATCATGGAATTATTCCAACAGATAAAAGAGTAAAAATTGAAGATTTATCAAAAGATGAATTAAATGTTTATACTTTAATTGCTAGAAAATTTGTAGCTCAATTTTATGAAGCAAAAGAATATATCCATACTCAAATAGAAATATCAGTAAAAGATAATATCTTTACTACAAGTGCAAAAAGAACAACAAAACAAGGTTTTGAAGTGCTGTTTAAAGGTGAGATTGAAGATGAAGAAAATGAAGAGTTAGAAAATAATACTAACTTAGAAAACATATCTCCAAATGCTCCAGTAAATTGTGAAGATATAACAGTATCAAAAGAGAAGACTAAACCAAAACCATATTACACTGTGTCATCACTTCTAAAAGATTTAACAAGTGTAGCTAAGTATATAAAAAACCCTGAAATTAAAAAGCTTTTAATTGAAAAAGATAAAGACAAAAAAGGTGAAAATGGTGGAATTGGTACACCAGCTACAAGGTCGGCACATATTAAAAATCTTTTTGATAAGGGTTATATAGTAGAAGATAAAAAAGCTATTAAATCAACTACTACAGGAAGAAAATTAATAGAGTTATCTCCAGCAACTTTATCAAGTCCTGATATGACTGCTCTATGGTATGAACAACAAAAAGATATTCAAAATGGAACATTATCAAAAGAAGAGTTTTTAAACAATGTAGAAATTTATATCAATGATGAAATAAATAGAATTAAAAACTCTAATAAATTTGAATCTCTTGCAAATGAAAATTCTATTAAATGCCCTACTTGTGAAACTGGAGTTTTAAGAAGATTAAAAAGTAATAAAGATAGTAAATTCTTTTGGGGTTGTAGCAATTATCAAGATGGTTGTAAAACTTCATTTTCTGATGATAAAGGTAAACCTTTAATCATTAAGCCAAGTGGTCATAAATATAAATGTCCTGATTGTAAAGATGGAGATTTAATCAAAAGAAAAACTATAAAAGATAAAAAAACATCTTATTGGTGGGGTTGTTCAAATTATTCAAAAGGTTGTAAATATACAACTTTTGATGATAAAGGTAAACCTAAAAAGAAATAAATCAGAAGAATTATTAAGAAAAAAATGTAATTCCTTTGTTTATCAAATAGAAAACAATTAATAAACTGGCATAAATATAGTACCAAGATTTTATCCTGGTACTATATTTTTTTTTGGCTCATTTTTAATTAATAGTATTATCTAATATTAATTAATATTATTTAGTATTTATTAATATTTAAAGATATTTTTAAGCATTAATTAACATTAAAAATTATATTGTTAGGAAACTAAAATGGCAAAAGCAAAAAAGAAAAAAGATAGTGAACTTTATAAAGGTTTATCTTTATTTGATTTTGTATCAAATGAGATAGAGAATAAATTAATAGATTTAAAAGAAAGGGTAGAAGATGGAAAGAATACAAGCGGAAGTGAACTGGGATTATTTGGAAGCGAATTTAACACAAGAACTGTATCGGGAGATAGAGGACGAATTGGGGAACAGTGGAACAATAATGACTCCTTACAACTTGGAAATACTGGAGAGATGGATAAGGGAATTTCCAATAATCAAGACATTAACAGAATTAACAGGACTCTCAACAGCGATGAAATTACAAGGACAGATGGAGCTGGAAATATTGGAAAGCAATATAGCCAACAAGATGAGAGCGAATGGAATAACGGATATGGAGATACTAGAAGAGAGAGGGATAGACCCGTTCAAATTCTTCAAAGAAATAATGATTTAAAAATTGATTTTAAATCAAATGATGAAGTTATTATTACAGGTACGAAAGATAAATATAATAAAAATATAGAAGCTATAAAGCTTTTAAATATTCTTCAAAAAGAAAAAAGATATGCCACTCCTGAAGAACAATTAACATTAAATAATTATTCGGGATGGGGTGGTATTCCTCAAGCTTTTGACAAAAATTCATCTTCTTGGTCTAAAGAATATGTAGAACTAAAAAATATACTTACAGAAGATGAATACAAAAGTGCTAAAACTTCAACGATGGATAGTCATTACACTCCTAAAATAGTCATAGATACTATTTATAATGCTTTGGATAAATTTGGATTTAATAAATCAAAAGAAACTAAAGAAATACTAGAACCAAGTGCTGGTAATGGTGCCTTTCTAAGTTTTTCTAAAAATCATTTTAATAATTTTAATTTTGATTGTGTTGAACTAGATAAAACATCAGCTAATTTATTGAGGAAGTTATATCCTAACCAAAAAATTTATAATGTTGGTTTTGAAATTTTAGAATCTAAAAAGAAATATGATGCAGTAATTGGTAATCCTCCTTATGGACAAAAGAAGATATTTGATATGAATAATAATGATATATCAATGTTAAGTGTTCATAACTATTTTATGGCTAGAGCTATAAAAGAATTAAAAGATGATGGTATAGTAGCTTTTGTAACTTCTAGCTATTTCTTAGATTCTAAAGATTCAACATTAAGGGAACAATTAAGCAATGAAGCTTCATTTGTTGGTGCTATTAGACTTCCGAATAATACATTTAAAAATAAAGCTGGTACAGAAGTAACGACTGATATAGTTTTCTTTAAAAAAGGTATAGATAAAGATATACACAAAGATTTTAAAGAAACAACAATATCAACGCATCATACAAAAGATATTGAAAAACCTATTTTTATAAATAAATATTTTGAGGAAAATCCTTCAAATATTTTAGGAAAAATGGATTTTGTAATGAGTGGAATAGGAGAAACTACTCAATGTTTAGATATAGGTCTAAATATGGAAGAGGAACTTAAAAAAGCTATTTCAAGACTTCCTGAAAATATTTATAAATATCATAATGTTAAAGAACAAGCACAATATTTTGAATTAAAAAATCCTGATTCACATTTATTAGATTTAAAGAAAAACAATTATTTTTTAAAAGATGATGAGATTTATATAAAAATCAATAATTTAGATACGGATGATGGAAAAGTTTTATCGTATAAAAAACCTATATTAAACCAAAATGAAAAAAATAAAATACTTAAATTTATAAATATTAGAGATACTTTAAATTACATTATTGAACTTGAACAAGCTCCTATCGAAGATACTAATCCAAAACTTGTTGAACAAAGAGCATTACTAAATAAATATTATGATGAATTTGTAAAAAAAGAGGGTTATTTACATAAATCTACAAATAAAAAAGCTTTTGCAAATGATGTTGAAGCTCAAAAAATACTAGCTTTAGAATTAGAATATTCAGCTGGAGTTAGTAAAGAAGTTGCTAAAAAGAATAATATTGAACCTGTTGAAGCTAGTGCAAAAAAAGCTGATATTTTTGAAAGAAGAACTATATCGCCTTTTGTAAAAATAGAAGTAAACAATCCAAAAGAAGCTTTAATCTCTAGTTTAAATCAGTTTGGGAAAATTGATTTAAACTATATGGAAAATGAATTAAATATATCAAAAGATGTAATCATAAAAGATTTACTAGAAAAGAAATTAATATTCATAGACCACACAACTATCAAAAATGACGATGTTAGTTATGTTCTTGCAGAAAAATATCTATCAGGAAATGTTAAAAGTAAATTCCAAGAAGTTCAAGAGTTGGTTAAAGAGCATAGAGAATTAGAGAGTAATTTAAACAGTTTAAATGAAGTTTTACCAAAAGATTTAAAAGCAGTTGAAATTAGTGTTTCTTTAGGTACTTCTTGGATACCAAAAGAATATTATCATCAATTTTTTGAAAGTCATTATAAAACAAATAGGGATAATTGGAATTTATTACACAATAAAACTTCGGGTGAGTGGACATTTGACGGGAACGGGAATTATTTACCAAGAGATATAGTTTCAAAATATGGTACTTCTAGGGTTGGAGTATTTAGAATTGCTGAGAATGGTTTAAAAAATAGTCCTATTAAAGTATTTGATACTTACTTAGATGAAGAGGGCAAACAAAAACAAAAAATTAATCAAGAAGAAACAGCTCTTGCAAATTCTAAATTACAAATTTTAAAAAATGACTTTTCTGAATGGATTTATAAAGACATAGATAGAAGAACTGATTTAGAAAAAATTTATAATGAAACATTTAACACAGATGTAGAGCCTAACTATAATGGTTCTCATTTAACATTCCCTAATCTTAACAATTCAATTAAATTAAGAGTTCATCAAAAAAATGCGATTTGGAGAGCAATACAGGATAAAAATGTATTATTCGACCATCAGGTGGGTGCTGGAAAAACTTTAGTTACGATTTGTTCTATTATGGAACAAAAAAGAA belongs to Arcobacter defluvii and includes:
- a CDS encoding TrbM/KikA/MpfK family conjugal transfer protein translates to MTKIIVGAISASFLTLNLIAAENDFKAELLTGDTKLACEAILCLSSSTRPSECNPSLNHYFSLKAKKWKNTVKLRRNFLKLCPDGGDEIEDLVYKDYRDNFLPNAADPRECTAEYLNKQLENKEEFSYLENKFSLSYRVNPNMPAPCITLFKHPYTAISKPNYICTGEFYTSLEWKLNAKLIRISYKDYTYLPNYEKYEIYIPDGEGGYTNYYKKVPFSKTCWMD
- a CDS encoding SNF2-related protein encodes the protein MAKAKKKKDSELYKGLSLFDFVSNEIENKLIDLKERVEDGKNTSGSELGLFGSEFNTRTVSGDRGRIGEQWNNNDSLQLGNTGEMDKGISNNQDINRINRTLNSDEITRTDGAGNIGKQYSQQDESEWNNGYGDTRRERDRPVQILQRNNDLKIDFKSNDEVIITGTKDKYNKNIEAIKLLNILQKEKRYATPEEQLTLNNYSGWGGIPQAFDKNSSSWSKEYVELKNILTEDEYKSAKTSTMDSHYTPKIVIDTIYNALDKFGFNKSKETKEILEPSAGNGAFLSFSKNHFNNFNFDCVELDKTSANLLRKLYPNQKIYNVGFEILESKKKYDAVIGNPPYGQKKIFDMNNNDISMLSVHNYFMARAIKELKDDGIVAFVTSSYFLDSKDSTLREQLSNEASFVGAIRLPNNTFKNKAGTEVTTDIVFFKKGIDKDIHKDFKETTISTHHTKDIEKPIFINKYFEENPSNILGKMDFVMSGIGETTQCLDIGLNMEEELKKAISRLPENIYKYHNVKEQAQYFELKNPDSHLLDLKKNNYFLKDDEIYIKINNLDTDDGKVLSYKKPILNQNEKNKILKFINIRDTLNYIIELEQAPIEDTNPKLVEQRALLNKYYDEFVKKEGYLHKSTNKKAFANDVEAQKILALELEYSAGVSKEVAKKNNIEPVEASAKKADIFERRTISPFVKIEVNNPKEALISSLNQFGKIDLNYMENELNISKDVIIKDLLEKKLIFIDHTTIKNDDVSYVLAEKYLSGNVKSKFQEVQELVKEHRELESNLNSLNEVLPKDLKAVEISVSLGTSWIPKEYYHQFFESHYKTNRDNWNLLHNKTSGEWTFDGNGNYLPRDIVSKYGTSRVGVFRIAENGLKNSPIKVFDTYLDEEGKQKQKINQEETALANSKLQILKNDFSEWIYKDIDRRTDLEKIYNETFNTDVEPNYNGSHLTFPNLNNSIKLRVHQKNAIWRAIQDKNVLFDHQVGAGKTLVTICSIMEQKRMGLVNKPIITVPNHLIGQWEKEFYKAYPNANLLATNKEDLEKNNREQFFGRIATNNYDAVIMSHSQFKLLPAPYEIVKEQINEDISILEDMLETQKEIAQRDGKSTRGFSIKATEGKISNFKARLDNLLQENKKSKSIDFGDLGVDLLAVDEAHTYKNLLITTSMGDISGLGNLKGSQQAYDMYCKTRYLNEKNNKIAFLTGTPISNSITELYTLQRYMQPKELSKKGISSFDSWASTFGQVTSSWELDSSGVNYKIVSRFNKFNNVPELTKMYKTFADVITNNDIKKFAKDFVPKLYNDKPINTIVPRSDIVADFIGVPDSNNQYQKGSIIYRMEHQEEDIHRNNLLACTTDARKAGLDYRLINPNAEDYENSKVNAVVNNVYKEYLDWSDVKGTQLIFCDLSTPKINSQKIELNEALNSNNKIEEINLNDLIDNEKSKSNDELIAETSKFDIYSDILKKLVSKGVSQEEIRFIHDANTDLQKSALFDDVKSGKVRVLIGSTFKMGAGTNVQDRAVAIHHIDCPWRPSDLEQRNGRVIRQGNKLFEADPENFRIKEFRYATEKTYDARMWQTIESKAKSIEQFRQAGLSLRELEDFTMGSADAAEMKAEATGNPLILMQVQLSSDLRNEEIFYNNFKKEIFNNEEFLNRTIKNKSDSEVELKDLYSLKEHLSKHTIDNFKGSYYSIEDEVRKKIDFDIPKEDIDESNKMVQTQLKNAFDKNVDEMLKYKSDIKFFDYRDIAIYGNRLDKTKVEFYLKNEKDSLVYEPSNLTIRAESDLLNGLKDSVTLTGLIKRVNNFYESLDDRINNSKSYITKCEKDIRELSIITGENAPKYKNFDYLTALRSDNERIINEIKRTSKEKDYVSTWKPKSELIKNKLQQTQVIKPFKLKEKNNSQELER
- a CDS encoding lytic transglycosylase domain-containing protein, whose product is MLETLFIEECKNINVRTPVVSMIIKEESSKNPYSVNVNKNGKSLISFSPKTKNEAKKIAQNYINAGFSVDVGYMQLNSDNFKLLNITLDDALDPCKNLYFASTVFYNFYKDTNKKDSYIDRVKKSLSAYNTGSYELGFTNGYVAKYDKYLEEKYKPMLIKNI
- a CDS encoding DNA topoisomerase 3 encodes the protein MKLFIAEKPELAKAITTGLNGTVQREDGYFKVGDNLVTWAYGHILGLAMPEDYDEKFRSWNLNDLPLQIDTNNFKYLPLDNSKKQLKLIVDLINSKDIKTIVNAGDNDEEGQILVDEILAYADNKKPVERVLISDLTEKGVKKALQDIKSNDDFKGLSDSGFSRSQADWLVGINFTRAYSKLAQLQGYQGVLSVGRVQTPILGLIVARDKEHESHQSSFYYSIKGTFNTNNILFNANLKLDEKITTEDEANKILNDCKGSLGTVLKAINEPKRTNPPLPYNLLDLQAECSKKFSYKPDKTLEITQSLREKHKLITYNRSDCSYLPENLFEEAPATLESIKANLLDFKDFIDHADSSIKSLAWNTANTTAHHGIIPTDKRVKIEDLSKDELNVYTLIARKFVAQFYEAKEYIHTQIEISVKDNIFTTSAKRTTKQGFEVLFKGEIEDEENEELENNTNLENISPNAPVNCEDITVSKEKTKPKPYYTVSSLLKDLTSVAKYIKNPEIKKLLIEKDKDKKGENGGIGTPATRSAHIKNLFDKGYIVEDKKAIKSTTTGRKLIELSPATLSSPDMTALWYEQQKDIQNGTLSKEEFLNNVEIYINDEINRIKNSNKFESLANENSIKCPTCETGVLRRLKSNKDSKFFWGCSNYQDGCKTSFSDDKGKPLIIKPSGHKYKCPDCKDGDLIKRKTIKDKKTSYWWGCSNYSKGCKYTTFDDKGKPKKK